In Bosea sp. ANAM02, a single genomic region encodes these proteins:
- the dinB gene encoding DNA polymerase IV, with product MRRIVHIDQDAFYASCEIRDRPELRGKPVVVGSDGRRGVIAAASYEARAFGIRSAMPGFKAKALCPDVIFMPPRFDVYRDVSAQIRAIFAEYTDLIEPLSLDEAYLDVTENKRGIEFASVVAREIRERIFKETQLTASAGISYQKFLAKMASSQRKPNGQFVITPEDGPEFVANLKIEKFHGVGPATAQAMKNLGIHTGRDLREKPIELLIRHFGKSGPYFYALARGIDDRPVVPDRVRKSVGAENTMLEDTSDRDELIVELAPLIDKVWSHCARNGTRGKTVVLKVTYSDFEQITRSRSNSRYIEDRAGVELFAHELLNGLFPLPKPIRLVGVTLTGLNTEEAGETAQLALAL from the coding sequence ATGCGCCGGATCGTGCACATAGACCAGGATGCTTTTTACGCATCCTGCGAAATCAGAGACCGCCCGGAGCTTCGCGGCAAGCCGGTCGTGGTAGGTAGTGACGGGCGGCGCGGGGTCATCGCGGCGGCGAGCTATGAAGCTCGGGCCTTCGGGATCCGATCGGCGATGCCTGGCTTCAAGGCTAAGGCGCTTTGCCCCGATGTAATCTTCATGCCGCCACGCTTTGACGTTTATCGCGATGTCTCGGCACAGATCCGGGCGATTTTCGCGGAATACACCGATCTGATCGAACCGCTGAGCCTCGACGAGGCCTATCTCGACGTCACCGAGAACAAGCGCGGCATCGAATTCGCCTCGGTCGTCGCGAGAGAGATTCGGGAGCGCATCTTCAAAGAGACACAGCTGACCGCATCTGCTGGTATCAGCTACCAAAAGTTCCTGGCCAAGATGGCGAGCTCACAGCGGAAGCCGAATGGCCAATTCGTCATCACTCCCGAGGATGGACCGGAATTTGTCGCCAATCTGAAGATCGAGAAGTTCCACGGCGTGGGCCCTGCTACCGCCCAGGCAATGAAGAACCTCGGGATCCACACGGGCCGCGATCTGCGGGAGAAGCCCATCGAACTGCTCATCCGGCATTTCGGGAAGTCAGGCCCGTATTTCTATGCCCTCGCGAGGGGTATTGACGATCGCCCGGTGGTGCCTGATCGCGTCCGCAAATCGGTCGGCGCCGAGAACACGATGCTGGAAGACACGAGCGATCGGGACGAGCTCATCGTCGAGCTGGCACCCCTGATCGACAAGGTCTGGTCTCACTGCGCGCGGAACGGCACCCGCGGAAAGACCGTCGTGCTCAAGGTCACCTACTCAGACTTCGAGCAGATCACGCGAAGCCGGTCCAACTCCCGGTATATCGAGGACCGCGCCGGCGTTGAGCTCTTTGCGCACGAGCTCCTGAATGGCCTATTCCCCCTCCCGAAGCCCATTCGGTTGGTCGGCGTGACGCTGACGGGGCTGAACACGGAAGAGGCCGGCGAAACGGCCCAACTCGCTCTGGCGCTCTGA
- a CDS encoding ribbon-helix-helix protein, CopG family: MLQNEKSQVSLRLPTPLVAEFDRIAATLDRDRTWVMQKALSQYLAGEGTEIIQDAQGIDELDRGESVDLEDVLEKARTIVDAAEYRRGKRAG, encoded by the coding sequence ATGCTGCAGAACGAAAAATCTCAGGTCTCGCTCAGATTGCCGACGCCCTTGGTGGCGGAATTTGACCGGATCGCCGCCACGCTTGACCGCGATCGGACATGGGTGATGCAGAAGGCGCTCAGTCAGTACCTGGCCGGTGAAGGGACTGAAATTATCCAAGACGCTCAAGGTATCGATGAGCTCGATCGCGGGGAAAGCGTCGATCTTGAGGACGTGCTGGAGAAGGCGCGGACAATCGTAGATGCCGCGGAATATCGACGCGGTAAACGGGCCGGCTAA
- a CDS encoding DUF1489 family protein: MNLIKVCSGVSSAEDVRSAVKRACAAAGGSNALICHATRNYPGRAEELVQGGSLYWIIKGRVACRQAIVELRKDDRSGQCLIILGHDVVDVRPVPRRPFQGWRYLPTADAPPDIGAVMEQTEEMPEEMRRELAGMGLI; encoded by the coding sequence ATGAACCTCATCAAGGTATGCTCGGGTGTGTCCAGCGCAGAGGACGTTCGCTCCGCCGTCAAGCGGGCATGCGCGGCCGCTGGGGGAAGCAATGCCCTCATCTGCCACGCCACGCGGAACTACCCCGGACGCGCCGAGGAGCTGGTCCAGGGCGGCTCGCTCTACTGGATTATCAAGGGCCGCGTCGCATGCCGGCAAGCGATCGTCGAGTTGCGGAAGGACGATCGCTCCGGGCAATGCCTGATCATTCTTGGGCATGACGTGGTCGATGTTCGGCCCGTGCCGCGGCGACCCTTTCAAGGGTGGCGTTATCTTCCGACAGCAGACGCGCCTCCGGACATCGGGGCCGTCATGGAGCAGACCGAGGAGATGCCCGAGGAAATGCGCCGCGAGCTCGCGGGGATGGGGCTAATCTGA
- a CDS encoding PilZ domain-containing protein, with protein MTRIFKAPLKIVPGPQFEPLPPTLDSRRHKRYPIVMTGSVRREPWDVVPVRTVNLSASGAALASHVTPQVGESLSVELAFMGVLPARVVRLLPHVFAVEFQVSAYRLKQLERTVKWLAGQNTATLQDGRRYERLIPTIREADLTVDWGQYRVRVIDISRSGVGIATDVTLPNGTPVELGDNHRGVVVRQFKGGVGIDLVDLLGLDLFNEEIDLRKVAAAA; from the coding sequence TTGACACGCATTTTCAAAGCCCCGCTAAAGATCGTCCCTGGCCCCCAGTTCGAGCCGCTGCCCCCAACGCTCGATAGCCGTCGTCACAAGCGCTATCCGATCGTGATGACCGGCTCGGTTCGCCGCGAGCCGTGGGACGTCGTGCCGGTTCGGACGGTGAACCTCTCAGCGAGTGGCGCTGCCCTCGCGAGCCATGTGACCCCCCAAGTCGGCGAGTCGCTTTCGGTTGAGCTTGCCTTCATGGGGGTTCTGCCGGCGCGCGTCGTTCGCCTGCTTCCCCACGTCTTCGCCGTCGAGTTCCAGGTCAGCGCCTACCGGCTTAAGCAGCTGGAGAGGACGGTCAAGTGGCTCGCCGGACAAAACACCGCCACGCTCCAAGATGGCCGTCGCTACGAACGCCTCATTCCGACGATCAGGGAGGCCGATCTGACGGTGGATTGGGGACAGTATCGGGTTCGCGTGATCGACATTTCCCGCTCCGGCGTCGGCATCGCAACCGATGTCACGCTGCCCAACGGAACGCCGGTCGAGCTGGGCGACAACCACCGCGGCGTCGTCGTTCGCCAGTTCAAAGGCGGCGTCGGCATCGACCTCGTCGACCTTCTCGGGCTCGACCTCTTCAACGAGGAAATCGACCTTCGCAAGGTGGCGGCGGCAGCGTGA
- a CDS encoding STY0301 family protein: MSLIAAGSAIAAPQCPAELTTRQELSSVHQGWKEQQVMSPHRHARITFFDGPPAEQASLAPDETRSVNGREVSTWRFGRSSTRAIWIECGYAGTSISLSQELPAETKSCSITFDPKVRLSGLPRVGKLDCR, from the coding sequence TTGAGCCTCATCGCCGCCGGATCGGCGATCGCCGCCCCGCAATGTCCAGCAGAACTCACCACGAGGCAGGAGCTGTCGTCTGTTCATCAGGGCTGGAAAGAACAGCAGGTCATGTCGCCGCATCGGCACGCTCGGATCACCTTCTTCGATGGTCCGCCGGCTGAGCAGGCAAGCTTGGCTCCGGATGAGACCCGGAGCGTCAATGGCCGCGAGGTTTCTACCTGGCGGTTCGGCAGGTCATCGACGCGCGCGATCTGGATCGAGTGTGGCTACGCCGGGACATCGATCTCGCTCAGCCAAGAGCTGCCGGCCGAAACGAAAAGCTGCTCGATCACCTTTGATCCGAAGGTGCGCCTGTCGGGCCTTCCGCGGGTAGGAAAACTGGATTGCCGCTAG